A part of Brassica napus cultivar Da-Ae unplaced genomic scaffold, Da-Ae ScsIHWf_2007;HRSCAF=2655, whole genome shotgun sequence genomic DNA contains:
- the LOC125599823 gene encoding uncharacterized protein LOC125599823: MRDTGLGSWVWRKILKYRNLAKQFIRMDIGNGQSVRFWSDLWHPAGRLIEITGEIGTQKLGIGRNARICDVYRDGDWRFRACRDQQLQQLVHAIHQFPIELNAEAADGALWKNGPDDYGDRFIASSTWHQIRQRKENLQWSKLVWFSQGVPRYAFITWLAFRDRLATGHRTSKWGQPQCCLFCGEPDETREHLFFACPYTYTLWLKVVGNLFGDEPDLDWDITVSILLTRRYDRITFILLRLVLQVTIYSVWRERNDRRHNSTAKSVDQLGRIIDKTMRSCIMSTKYYLKPKLQGLMQRWFTAHMP, from the coding sequence ATGAGGGACACTGGACTAGGGTCATGGGTTTGGCGTAAGATTCTGAAGTATAGGAACCTAGCAAAGCAGTTCATCCGTATGGACATAGGGAATGGTCAGTCAGTGAGGTTTTGGTCGGATCTCTGGCACCCTGCAGGAAGACTGATAGAGATTACTGGGGAGATTGGAACGCAAAAGCTTGGCATAGGGAGAAACGCAAGAATTTGTGATGTGTATAGAGATGGAGATTGGAGGTTTCGGGCCTGTCGGGATCAACAATTACAGCAACTGGTACATGCGATTCACCAGTTTCCCATCGAACTAAATGCTGAGGCTGCTGATGGGGCTTTGTGGAAAAATGGACCTGATGATTATGGGGATAGGTTCATCGCCTCGAGTACTTGGCACCAGATCAGACAGCGTAAGGAAAATCTGCAATGGAGTAAGCTTGTGTGGTTCTCGCAAGGAGTTCCCCGCTACGCTTTCATTACCTGGCTAGCTTTCCGTGACAGACTGGCTACAGGCCATCGAACTAGTAAATGGGGCCAACcacaatgttgcttgttttgtGGTGAACCGGATGAGACCAGGGAGCATTTGTTTTTCGCATGTCCCTATACCTACACGTTGTGGCTGAAAGTTGTGGGTAATTTGTTTGGAGATGAGCCAGACCTGGACTGGGATATCACAGTTTCGATCTTGCTCACACGGAGGTATGATCGCATCACTTTCATCTTGCTGCGACTGGTTCTGCAGGTCACTATATACTCAGTTTGGAGGGAGAGGAATGATCGACGGCATAACAGCACTGCAAAGTCTGTGGACCAGTTGGGTCGCATCATCGACAAAACAATGAGAAGCTGCATAATGTCAACGAAGTACTACTTGAAACCGAAACTGCAGGGGCTGATGCAACGTTGGTTTACGGCTCATATGCCTTAA